The following coding sequences lie in one Mesorhizobium sp. DCY119 genomic window:
- a CDS encoding DMT family transporter, with amino-acid sequence MNATAASLYRSANTVTAAAVVVTILAWASAFPAIRAGLAAFGPLELGALRFAIAAVPAAIFLAVTRPALPRLGEMWRFAFGGVVFVALYTVLLNFGELTVSAGAASFIINVSPILTAVFAMAMLGERFTGLAWLGTFLSFAGIGIIALGEGQGLHFDNGALLILGSALCTSLNTVVQKPLFVRHKPLTVSAWNMIIGAICLLPGLPNGIAQMAVADHQGLVAVIYLGIVPSLIAYGSWAVALSRLPASRASNFLYCVPPVATLIGFLWLGEVPTFLGIVGGILALGGVVIVNLRQR; translated from the coding sequence ATGAACGCAACCGCAGCATCGCTTTATCGCTCGGCAAACACAGTTACCGCCGCTGCGGTCGTCGTTACGATCCTGGCCTGGGCCTCCGCTTTCCCGGCAATCCGGGCCGGGCTTGCCGCATTCGGACCGCTGGAACTCGGCGCGCTGCGCTTTGCCATTGCCGCCGTTCCAGCCGCGATTTTCCTGGCGGTGACAAGACCTGCCTTGCCGAGGCTCGGCGAGATGTGGCGCTTTGCCTTTGGCGGCGTGGTCTTCGTCGCGCTCTACACCGTTCTCCTGAACTTTGGCGAGCTGACGGTCTCGGCGGGTGCTGCAAGCTTCATCATCAATGTCAGCCCGATCCTGACCGCCGTCTTTGCCATGGCAATGCTTGGTGAGCGTTTTACGGGCCTGGCATGGCTCGGCACCTTCCTGTCATTTGCCGGCATCGGAATCATTGCCCTGGGCGAAGGGCAGGGCCTTCATTTCGACAACGGCGCCTTGCTGATCCTCGGTTCGGCATTGTGCACTTCGCTCAATACGGTCGTGCAGAAGCCGCTCTTTGTCCGTCACAAGCCGCTGACGGTGTCAGCCTGGAACATGATCATCGGCGCCATCTGCCTGCTGCCGGGGTTGCCGAACGGGATCGCACAGATGGCGGTTGCCGATCATCAGGGCCTGGTCGCAGTCATCTATCTCGGAATCGTGCCCAGCCTGATCGCCTATGGAAGCTGGGCCGTAGCCCTGTCGCGCCTGCCGGCTTCGAGGGCCTCGAATTTCCTCTATTGCGTGCCGCCGGTGGCCACCTTGATCGGCTTCCTTTGGCTCGGCGAGGTGCCGACGTTTCTGGGCATTGTGGGCGGTATTTTGGCGCTCGGCGGCGTGGTCATCGTCAACCTGCGCCAGCGATAG
- a CDS encoding DUF4082 domain-containing protein, whose protein sequence is MFSAHSDAELKSIGFSLERSVTVPQTGSSGASAAFAPFPSWTVGTTSALSAGSSSAVSRVSSDASSGVVDVLSPTAPVTSIVDVISSGTAGGITSPATSTAPATSILPAATGAHLPAVDVSGIAPAATDTDMDGGVTPPVGPSSVGAETPAGPSTSSLVTPAAAANSDPAAGTPNVESFSAFVAAAAAGDPAAAAPAAAALAATPNKIAIENAKQGNPQSEWGITGDGDGNIQGFATEISTNIGQTVDFKIATDSTHYRIDIYRMGYYGGDGARKVASIDQSLTTAQVQPHPIVDMSLGLIDCGNWSVSASWGIPADATSGIYFAKLVRLDGTPGESIIPFVVRDDASASDIVFQTSDTTWQAYNAWGGASLYFGEVPVDPADMIGYMPPNCSCGINAIGRASAVSYNRPIITNTSPVGGTHDFIFGVESSAVSWLEQNGYDVSYISGVDATRNGSQLLNHQAFLSVGHDEYWSAEQRANVEAARDAGVNLAFWSGNEVYWKVRWETSIDGNGTPYRTMVCYKETWGTSSDPSDVGTGTWRDPRYADPGQEPENSLTGTMFSVDGYRLDTITIPSDYGNLRFWRNTDVANLQPGQTLELSPNLLGYEWDSDVDNGFRPAGLINMSLSTVSVNTYLRDYGTSVGAADATHSLTMYRAESGALVFGAGTVFWSWGLSDNHEGPETATDRNVQQAMVNMFADMGIQPTTLDASLILATQSTDHTKPISTITSPTLGASFVEGQRVTITGTAQDLGGGVIAGIEVSLDGGLRWFKATGRENWSFSWVVQASGTYNIMSRAVDDSLNLETPGTGKQVTVTLPSTSSLWSMAAKPAVETAMDRVGIELGVKFETTTGGFVTGIRFYKGFYNVGEHLVSLWKADGTLLATGVSTGESLSGWQTVTFSSPIQIAAGTTYVASYHTGGYYSITDGYFNSAYSNGAIKVQAGGGVFAYSESTGTFPGNSFNGSNYWVDVVFDAGPNSPPVATDDSGFTVTKNGTLTISIAALVANDTDPNGDALTITAVGNAVNGTVTLDTQTGNVIFTPNAGYSGPATFSYTLSDGRGGTDQGGVSLTVEDGPAGVSLFQPSDGPTGGASNEGVGLELGMKFVASASGTITGIRYYKAAGDTGTHTGSIWSATGALLGTVTFTNESLSGWQTAKFSSPIQLTAGTTYTASYHTTGSYVATSNYFTTAITNGPLTAPSSTTSGGNGVYTYSAGGVAPTSSYQATNYWVDVVFNQSTVNTAPVANNDNGFVVTYDTPLAITSASLLANDTDPDGDALTITGANNATNGTVSFNSQTGAITFTPTAGYSGPASFSYGISDGRGGTASATVNLTVRPLDTSKNLFSPSDTPANPAVNDPNSVELGVKFIASAGGTITGLRYYKSAQDTGTHTGSLWTSTGTLLATATFTNETASGWQTVNFSQPVTVSAGTTYVASYHSNGFYSASDNYFTTAHTNGPLTAPSSASSGGNGVYRYGSSSLFPNASYNATNYWVDVVYQQATQNMAPVANNDSGYSASFNTPYAIQASALLANDNDPDGDPLTITGVSSPVNGTVAFDSQSNMVTFTPTTGYTGPASFSYAISDGHGGTSSAQVSLNVIGQGAEQSVFSPSSTPATVTVNDNNSVNLGMKFQADVAGWITGFKFYKGPSNTGPHTGYLWTAGGTLLASATFTNETASGWQSVDLSQQVQIQANTTYVVSYSTNGSYSATGNFFTSDIANNNLHALSSTLSGGNGVYAYGSSGLFPTSSFNSTNYHVDVAFRPQLAA, encoded by the coding sequence ATGTTTTCGGCTCACAGTGACGCCGAGCTGAAGAGTATCGGCTTTTCACTGGAGAGGTCCGTTACCGTCCCGCAGACAGGATCTTCTGGAGCGTCTGCCGCATTTGCCCCATTCCCATCCTGGACCGTAGGCACAACATCTGCCCTGTCCGCCGGCTCATCGAGCGCCGTTTCGCGGGTGTCGAGCGATGCGTCGTCAGGAGTCGTCGATGTCTTGTCGCCGACCGCGCCGGTTACGTCGATCGTGGACGTCATTTCCTCGGGCACGGCCGGGGGCATCACCAGTCCCGCCACGTCCACCGCACCGGCGACAAGCATACTGCCTGCCGCAACAGGCGCGCACCTGCCTGCTGTCGACGTCTCCGGCATAGCGCCGGCGGCTACCGATACGGACATGGACGGCGGCGTCACGCCTCCTGTGGGACCCTCGTCGGTTGGCGCCGAAACGCCGGCTGGACCTTCGACCTCGAGCCTTGTCACGCCAGCGGCAGCGGCCAATTCAGATCCCGCCGCCGGCACTCCCAATGTGGAGAGTTTCAGTGCGTTCGTTGCGGCGGCCGCTGCCGGAGATCCCGCCGCAGCGGCACCTGCGGCAGCAGCCTTGGCTGCGACACCCAACAAGATTGCCATCGAAAACGCGAAGCAAGGCAACCCGCAAAGCGAATGGGGCATCACCGGGGACGGCGATGGCAACATCCAGGGTTTTGCCACCGAAATCAGCACCAATATCGGGCAGACGGTGGACTTCAAGATCGCCACCGATTCCACTCATTATCGCATCGACATCTATCGCATGGGCTATTACGGCGGCGACGGTGCGCGCAAGGTCGCCTCGATCGACCAATCGCTGACGACCGCGCAGGTCCAGCCGCATCCGATCGTCGACATGTCGCTCGGGCTTATCGACTGCGGCAACTGGTCGGTATCGGCAAGCTGGGGAATTCCGGCAGACGCGACCTCAGGCATCTATTTTGCAAAGCTCGTGCGGCTGGATGGCACCCCCGGCGAGAGCATCATTCCTTTCGTCGTGCGCGACGACGCCTCGGCCAGCGATATCGTCTTCCAGACGTCCGACACGACCTGGCAGGCCTATAACGCCTGGGGTGGCGCCAGCCTGTATTTCGGCGAGGTGCCGGTCGATCCGGCCGATATGATCGGCTACATGCCGCCCAATTGCAGTTGCGGCATCAACGCCATCGGCCGTGCCTCCGCGGTCAGCTACAATCGCCCCATCATCACCAACACCAGCCCGGTCGGCGGCACGCACGATTTCATCTTCGGCGTGGAAAGCTCGGCCGTCAGCTGGCTCGAGCAGAACGGCTACGATGTCTCCTACATTTCAGGCGTAGACGCGACCCGCAACGGCAGTCAGCTGCTGAACCACCAGGCGTTTCTTTCGGTCGGGCACGATGAATACTGGTCGGCCGAACAGCGCGCCAATGTCGAGGCCGCCCGCGATGCCGGCGTCAATCTCGCCTTCTGGAGCGGCAATGAAGTCTATTGGAAGGTTCGCTGGGAAACCAGCATCGACGGTAACGGCACGCCTTACCGCACCATGGTCTGTTACAAGGAAACGTGGGGCACCAGCAGCGATCCGAGCGATGTAGGTACCGGGACGTGGCGCGATCCGCGCTATGCCGATCCCGGGCAGGAGCCCGAAAACTCGCTCACCGGCACGATGTTCTCGGTCGACGGTTATCGTCTGGACACGATCACCATTCCGTCCGATTACGGCAATCTCCGCTTCTGGCGAAACACTGACGTCGCCAATCTTCAGCCTGGACAGACGCTTGAGCTCTCGCCGAACCTTCTCGGTTACGAGTGGGATTCGGACGTGGACAACGGCTTCAGGCCGGCTGGCCTGATCAACATGTCGCTGTCCACCGTTTCGGTGAACACCTATCTGCGCGACTACGGCACCAGCGTTGGTGCGGCAGATGCGACGCACAGCCTGACCATGTATCGCGCCGAAAGCGGCGCGCTGGTGTTTGGCGCGGGCACGGTGTTCTGGTCTTGGGGCCTCAGCGACAACCACGAAGGCCCGGAAACGGCCACGGACCGCAACGTCCAGCAGGCCATGGTCAACATGTTCGCGGATATGGGCATCCAGCCGACAACGCTGGACGCAAGCCTGATCCTGGCGACACAATCCACCGATCACACCAAGCCGATCTCGACGATCACGTCTCCGACGCTGGGCGCAAGTTTCGTCGAAGGGCAGCGCGTCACCATCACCGGCACCGCGCAGGATCTCGGCGGCGGCGTTATCGCCGGCATCGAGGTTTCGCTGGATGGCGGCCTGCGCTGGTTCAAGGCCACGGGCCGCGAAAACTGGAGTTTCAGCTGGGTCGTCCAGGCCAGCGGCACATACAACATCATGTCGCGCGCCGTCGACGACAGCCTGAATCTCGAAACGCCCGGCACCGGAAAACAGGTGACGGTCACTCTGCCGTCAACGTCGAGCCTGTGGTCCATGGCCGCCAAGCCGGCGGTGGAAACGGCGATGGACCGCGTCGGCATCGAACTCGGCGTCAAATTCGAGACCACCACCGGCGGCTTCGTGACAGGCATCCGTTTCTACAAGGGCTTCTACAATGTCGGCGAACATCTCGTCAGCTTGTGGAAAGCCGACGGCACGCTTCTGGCGACCGGTGTTTCCACCGGAGAATCGCTGTCCGGCTGGCAGACCGTAACCTTCTCGAGCCCGATACAGATCGCGGCAGGAACGACCTATGTCGCCTCCTATCATACGGGTGGCTACTATTCGATCACAGATGGGTATTTCAACTCCGCCTACTCGAATGGCGCGATCAAGGTTCAGGCCGGAGGCGGCGTCTTCGCCTATAGCGAGAGCACCGGCACTTTCCCCGGCAACAGCTTCAACGGCAGCAACTACTGGGTGGATGTGGTCTTTGACGCAGGGCCAAACTCACCGCCCGTGGCAACCGATGACAGTGGCTTTACGGTCACCAAGAACGGCACGCTGACGATTTCCATCGCGGCGCTGGTCGCCAACGATACCGATCCCAATGGCGATGCGCTGACGATCACCGCAGTCGGCAACGCCGTCAACGGAACGGTGACGCTGGATACCCAGACCGGCAATGTGATCTTCACGCCAAATGCCGGCTATTCCGGTCCGGCGACCTTCAGTTATACGCTTTCCGACGGGCGAGGCGGAACGGACCAGGGTGGCGTCAGCCTGACCGTCGAAGACGGGCCGGCGGGCGTTTCGCTGTTCCAGCCAAGCGACGGTCCGACGGGTGGCGCGTCAAACGAAGGTGTCGGGCTCGAACTCGGCATGAAGTTCGTCGCATCGGCCAGCGGCACCATAACCGGCATTCGCTACTACAAGGCGGCCGGCGACACCGGCACGCACACCGGCTCGATATGGAGCGCCACGGGTGCGCTTCTCGGCACTGTGACCTTCACCAACGAGTCCCTGAGTGGTTGGCAGACGGCCAAATTCTCAAGCCCGATCCAGCTCACCGCCGGCACGACCTATACCGCTTCCTATCATACGACCGGAAGCTACGTGGCGACGTCGAACTACTTCACCACCGCCATTACCAATGGACCGCTGACTGCACCGTCGTCGACGACGAGCGGCGGCAATGGCGTGTACACCTACAGCGCAGGCGGCGTTGCGCCGACATCCAGCTATCAGGCGACGAACTATTGGGTCGACGTCGTCTTCAACCAGTCGACGGTCAATACCGCGCCGGTCGCCAACAACGACAATGGCTTCGTCGTCACTTATGACACGCCGCTTGCCATCACGTCCGCCTCGCTGCTTGCAAACGACACGGACCCGGACGGCGATGCGCTGACGATAACGGGCGCCAACAATGCCACGAACGGCACTGTTTCGTTCAACAGCCAGACCGGCGCCATCACCTTCACGCCGACCGCAGGTTACAGCGGGCCGGCAAGCTTCTCTTACGGCATATCGGATGGCCGCGGCGGAACCGCATCGGCAACGGTCAACCTGACGGTTCGTCCGCTCGATACGAGCAAGAACCTGTTTTCGCCTTCCGACACGCCGGCCAACCCGGCGGTCAACGATCCGAACTCGGTGGAACTCGGCGTCAAGTTCATCGCGTCCGCCGGCGGCACGATCACCGGCCTGCGCTATTACAAGAGCGCGCAGGATACCGGAACGCACACCGGCTCCCTGTGGACCAGCACGGGCACGCTGCTTGCCACCGCCACCTTCACGAATGAGACGGCAAGCGGCTGGCAGACAGTCAACTTCTCGCAACCGGTCACGGTGTCGGCCGGCACCACCTATGTCGCCAGCTATCACTCCAACGGCTTCTACTCGGCAAGCGACAACTACTTCACCACCGCGCACACCAATGGCCCGCTCACAGCACCGTCGAGCGCGTCGAGCGGCGGCAATGGCGTTTATCGCTATGGCTCCAGCAGCCTGTTCCCGAATGCGAGCTACAATGCGACGAACTACTGGGTGGATGTCGTCTATCAGCAGGCGACGCAGAACATGGCTCCCGTCGCCAACAATGACTCGGGTTATTCGGCGAGCTTCAACACGCCCTATGCAATCCAGGCGTCCGCCCTGCTTGCCAATGACAACGATCCTGACGGCGACCCGCTGACGATCACCGGCGTCAGCAGCCCCGTCAATGGCACCGTTGCCTTCGACAGCCAGTCGAACATGGTCACGTTCACGCCGACGACCGGCTACACTGGACCGGCAAGCTTCTCCTATGCCATCTCCGACGGCCATGGCGGCACAAGCTCGGCCCAGGTCTCGCTCAATGTCATAGGGCAGGGCGCCGAACAGAGCGTGTTCTCTCCAAGCAGCACGCCGGCGACGGTCACCGTCAACGACAACAATTCGGTCAATCTCGGCATGAAGTTCCAGGCCGACGTCGCTGGCTGGATCACCGGGTTCAAGTTCTACAAAGGTCCCAGCAATACCGGTCCGCATACCGGCTATCTCTGGACGGCAGGCGGGACACTCCTGGCAAGCGCCACCTTCACCAACGAGACCGCGAGCGGCTGGCAGTCCGTCGACCTGTCCCAGCAGGTCCAGATCCAGGCGAACACCACCTACGTCGTCTCCTACAGCACCAACGGCTCCTATTCGGCGACCGGCAACTTCTTCACCTCCGACATCGCCAACAACAATCTGCATGCCCTGTCATCGACCCTTAGCGGTGGTAACGGCGTCTACGCATACGGGTCGAGCGGGCTGTTCCCGACGAGTTCCTTCAACAGCACAAACTACCATGTGGATGTGGCGTTCAGACCGCAGCTTGCGGCGTAG
- a CDS encoding GTP-binding protein, with amino-acid sequence MGAQKIRDNRLPVTVLAGFLGAGKTTILNHVLRNREGRRVAVIVNDMSEINIDADLVRDGGADLSRTNETLVELTNGCICCTLRDDLLGEVRRLAAEGRFDYLLIEGTGIAEPLPIAATFSFKDEKGAALADVARLDTMVSVVDAANLLSDYSSSDFLSDRGETRDKDDKRTLVDLLVEQIEFADVVVINKISEVMAEARATVRRIVAALNPDARVIETDFGHLPLSAILDTGLFSEAKAARHPLWHKELYGWGDHVPETEEYGIASFVYRARRPFDPSKLNDFLAQEWAGLIRAKGHFWLATRPDWIGLLSIAGTQRRTEAKGLWWVTVPKAHWPRYPQFRELLDRHWSEVWGDRRQELVFIGAGLDEQAICAALDECLVGEEAGFDPRLARELNDPFPPWQHAHAA; translated from the coding sequence ATGGGGGCCCAGAAAATACGCGACAATCGCCTGCCGGTGACGGTGCTGGCAGGGTTTCTGGGCGCCGGCAAGACGACGATTCTGAACCACGTCCTGCGTAACCGCGAAGGACGCCGCGTCGCGGTCATCGTCAACGATATGAGCGAGATCAACATCGATGCCGATCTCGTTCGCGATGGCGGCGCCGACCTTTCGCGCACCAATGAAACGCTCGTTGAACTCACCAATGGCTGCATCTGCTGCACGCTGCGGGATGATCTGCTGGGCGAAGTGCGCCGGCTGGCAGCCGAAGGGCGCTTCGACTACCTGTTGATCGAAGGCACCGGCATCGCCGAGCCCCTGCCGATCGCGGCGACATTCTCTTTCAAGGACGAAAAGGGCGCGGCCCTTGCCGATGTCGCACGGCTCGACACGATGGTGTCGGTCGTTGATGCGGCAAACCTGCTTTCCGACTATTCGAGCTCGGATTTCCTGAGCGATCGCGGCGAAACCCGCGACAAGGATGACAAGCGCACGCTGGTCGATCTCCTCGTCGAGCAGATCGAGTTTGCCGACGTCGTGGTGATCAACAAGATCTCGGAAGTGATGGCTGAGGCCCGCGCCACCGTGCGCCGGATCGTTGCCGCCCTCAATCCCGATGCGCGCGTCATCGAGACCGATTTCGGCCACCTGCCGCTTAGTGCGATCCTTGACACCGGCCTTTTCAGTGAGGCGAAGGCGGCGAGACATCCGCTCTGGCACAAGGAACTATATGGCTGGGGCGATCATGTGCCGGAAACGGAAGAATATGGCATCGCCAGTTTCGTCTATCGCGCCAGGCGTCCGTTCGACCCGTCGAAGCTAAACGACTTCCTTGCGCAGGAATGGGCCGGACTCATCCGAGCGAAGGGGCATTTCTGGCTGGCCACCCGTCCCGACTGGATCGGCCTGCTTTCGATCGCCGGCACGCAGCGCCGCACCGAGGCGAAAGGTCTGTGGTGGGTGACCGTGCCGAAGGCGCACTGGCCGCGCTATCCGCAATTCCGCGAGCTGCTCGATCGCCATTGGAGCGAGGTCTGGGGCGATCGCCGGCAGGAGTTGGTCTTCATCGGCGCAGGTCTCGATGAACAAGCGATCTGCGCGGCGCTCGACGAATGCCTGGTCGGCGAAGAAGCCGGCTTTGATCCTCGGCTTGCGCGCGAGCTCAACGATCCGTTTCCACCGTGGCAGCACGCACATGCTGCATGA
- a CDS encoding peptidase domain-containing ABC transporter, with the protein MDTYQHTSLQCLALVARHHGVDLSPERLVHDYAVGDQPVATRKLLRMAKDAGLRARHMKLAWRSLFQLGDAYPLLAELENGNWVVIAGAAIGGEEDMIRILDPLAQRPEFLLLNEQQFSKGWSGSVILLKRNYRLADDDQPFGFRWFLPEIIRQRSLFRDVALAAFVLYGLGLTTPIFFQLVIDKVLVHQSYATLTVLVIGVAVALVFDAAFTFLRKYLLLYATNKIDIRMATRTFGHLLNLPIALFEQASAGVLVKHMQQTGRIREFLTGRLFLTLLDGLSLLVFIPILVLYSVKLTFVVLGFAALVGLVVMCLVGPFQRRLQALYQAEGERQALLVETVHGMRTVKSLALEPRQRRVWDDSSAQSISVRFRVDKISNIAQALTGLLEKLMSVAIIGLGALDVFSGTMTIGALVAFNMLAGRVSGPLVQIVTMVHEYQEVALSVRMLGEIMNQRPEQFGRGRGIRPELKGQIEFEKVTFRYGPDGAPALDDVSFTVPAGSVFGIVGKSGSGKTTVTRLIQGLYQNQQGLVRMDGYDSREIDLVHLRTSIGVVLQDNFLFKGSVRENIAAAKPNASIEEIVEAARIAGAEEFIERLPRGFETLLEENGSNLSGGQKQRLAIARALITDPKLLILDEATSALDPDSEAIIRQNLSKIAEGRTVIIVSHRLSTLVDADAILVVDRGKIADIGRHDQLVSRCMTYRHLWSQQTRQVA; encoded by the coding sequence ATGGACACGTATCAGCATACCAGCCTTCAATGCCTGGCCTTGGTCGCGCGCCATCATGGCGTCGACCTATCGCCCGAACGGCTCGTTCACGATTATGCAGTGGGCGACCAACCTGTCGCTACGCGGAAGCTCCTGCGAATGGCGAAGGATGCCGGGCTGCGCGCCCGGCATATGAAGCTTGCCTGGCGTTCGCTTTTCCAGTTGGGCGATGCCTATCCCCTGCTTGCCGAACTTGAAAACGGCAACTGGGTGGTGATTGCCGGCGCCGCCATTGGCGGCGAAGAGGACATGATCCGCATCCTCGATCCGCTGGCCCAGCGTCCGGAATTCCTTCTTCTGAACGAACAGCAGTTTTCGAAGGGCTGGAGCGGGTCCGTCATTCTTCTGAAGCGTAACTATCGTCTGGCCGATGACGACCAGCCGTTCGGCTTCCGCTGGTTCTTGCCCGAAATTATCCGCCAGCGCAGCCTGTTCCGCGATGTCGCCCTGGCGGCATTCGTTCTCTACGGGCTCGGCCTGACAACGCCGATCTTCTTCCAGCTCGTCATCGACAAGGTGCTGGTGCATCAGAGCTATGCGACGCTGACCGTCCTTGTGATCGGCGTTGCCGTTGCCCTTGTCTTCGACGCGGCCTTCACCTTTCTCAGGAAATACCTGCTCCTCTATGCGACGAACAAGATCGATATCCGCATGGCGACTCGCACGTTCGGGCATCTCCTGAACCTGCCTATCGCGCTGTTCGAGCAGGCATCGGCCGGCGTTCTCGTCAAGCATATGCAGCAGACCGGCCGCATCCGCGAGTTCCTGACCGGGCGGCTCTTCCTGACGCTTCTCGACGGGTTGTCGCTTCTGGTCTTCATACCGATCCTGGTTCTCTACAGCGTCAAGCTCACCTTCGTCGTCCTCGGCTTTGCCGCTTTGGTCGGCCTCGTTGTCATGTGCCTTGTGGGGCCGTTCCAGAGACGATTGCAGGCGCTCTATCAGGCCGAAGGCGAAAGGCAGGCACTGCTTGTCGAAACCGTTCACGGCATGCGCACCGTCAAGTCACTTGCCCTGGAGCCGCGCCAGCGCCGCGTCTGGGACGACAGCTCGGCGCAGTCAATCTCGGTTCGCTTCCGTGTCGACAAGATCTCGAATATTGCGCAGGCGCTGACCGGTCTTCTCGAAAAGCTGATGAGCGTCGCCATCATCGGTCTTGGCGCGCTCGACGTGTTCAGCGGAACGATGACGATCGGCGCGCTCGTTGCCTTCAACATGCTGGCCGGCCGGGTCTCCGGGCCGCTCGTCCAGATCGTCACAATGGTCCACGAGTATCAGGAGGTAGCACTTTCCGTCCGCATGCTTGGCGAGATCATGAACCAGCGCCCCGAGCAGTTCGGGCGCGGGCGCGGTATCAGACCCGAGCTCAAGGGCCAGATCGAGTTCGAAAAGGTGACGTTCCGCTACGGGCCTGATGGCGCGCCGGCGCTTGACGACGTTTCGTTCACCGTGCCTGCGGGCTCGGTGTTCGGCATCGTCGGCAAGAGCGGTTCGGGCAAGACGACGGTTACGCGCCTGATCCAGGGGCTTTACCAGAACCAGCAGGGGCTGGTGCGCATGGACGGCTATGACAGCCGCGAGATCGATCTCGTTCATCTCAGGACAAGCATAGGCGTCGTGCTGCAGGACAATTTCCTGTTCAAGGGGTCCGTCCGTGAAAACATCGCGGCGGCAAAGCCCAATGCGAGCATCGAGGAGATTGTCGAAGCCGCCCGCATTGCCGGTGCGGAGGAGTTCATCGAGCGGCTTCCGCGCGGTTTCGAAACCCTGCTGGAGGAAAACGGATCGAACCTCTCCGGTGGCCAGAAGCAGCGCCTCGCTATTGCGCGCGCTTTGATCACCGACCCCAAGCTGCTTATCCTGGATGAAGCCACCAGCGCGCTCGATCCCGACAGCGAGGCGATCATCCGCCAGAACCTCAGCAAGATCGCGGAGGGGCGCACGGTCATCATCGTTTCGCATCGCCTGTCGACGCTGGTCGACGCCGACGCCATCCTGGTCGTCGATCGCGGCAAGATCGCCGACATCGGCCGCCACGATCAGCTCGTCTCGCGTTGCATGACATATCGCCATCTGTGGTCCCAGCAGACGAGGCAGGTGGCATGA
- a CDS encoding HlyD family type I secretion periplasmic adaptor subunit — protein sequence MNAHTPKPSENLPVPVNKPATELVVKRPPLPPVIAEFQSDAVELEERVPPKIARLTLYGVTALIVAAVTWASVSQIDEVVIAPGKLITTQPTIIVQPLETSIIRSIDVANGDVVRAGQTLATLDATFSQSDVDQQRAKFAALDAQVKRSEAELSGADYSKIAGSSSDEQLQVQLFGQRLAFYVAQIQNFDQQIAGQAASMTAGKEQETILLSRRENLSLIENAREKLYKQETGSLLNLLSSRDARLDVDSSISQLRGKAEEAGHSLAKLRADRQAFIEDFRRVTMEKLVELRSQRDTVGEELKKMELRRNMVVLTAPADAVVLDLAQRSIGSVVREAEPIVTLVPLNVPLEAEVSVNSRDIGRIAVDKDVRIKFDAYPFQKFGTASGSIRTISRDAFTPSQQEAAVGQPAVPYFKARVLLADTRLHASAEPVRLLPGMTVSAEIKVGRRTVISYFLYPLLRGLDDAIREP from the coding sequence ATGAACGCGCACACGCCAAAGCCCAGCGAGAACCTGCCCGTACCGGTTAATAAGCCGGCAACCGAACTGGTTGTGAAGCGGCCGCCGCTTCCGCCGGTCATTGCCGAATTCCAGTCGGACGCGGTGGAACTTGAAGAACGCGTTCCGCCGAAGATCGCGCGGCTTACGCTCTACGGCGTCACCGCGCTCATCGTCGCTGCGGTGACGTGGGCCTCGGTCTCGCAGATCGACGAGGTGGTCATCGCCCCCGGCAAACTGATCACCACCCAGCCGACAATCATCGTGCAGCCGCTGGAAACCTCCATCATCCGTTCCATCGATGTCGCCAATGGCGATGTCGTTCGTGCGGGTCAAACGCTTGCGACGCTCGACGCAACGTTCAGCCAGTCGGATGTCGACCAGCAGCGTGCGAAGTTTGCCGCACTCGACGCGCAGGTCAAGCGCAGCGAGGCCGAACTCAGCGGTGCTGATTATTCCAAGATCGCCGGCAGTTCGTCGGATGAGCAGCTGCAGGTGCAGCTCTTCGGCCAGCGGCTCGCCTTCTATGTCGCGCAGATCCAGAATTTCGATCAGCAGATAGCAGGGCAGGCGGCGTCGATGACGGCCGGCAAGGAACAGGAAACGATCCTGCTCAGCCGGCGTGAAAATCTCAGCCTGATCGAAAATGCGCGCGAGAAACTGTACAAGCAGGAAACCGGGTCTCTGCTCAATCTGCTCAGTTCGCGCGACGCCCGTCTCGACGTCGATTCGAGCATCTCGCAGTTGCGCGGCAAGGCCGAAGAGGCCGGCCATTCGCTGGCGAAGCTCCGGGCCGATCGCCAGGCCTTCATCGAGGATTTCCGCCGCGTGACGATGGAAAAGCTCGTCGAGCTCAGAAGCCAGCGCGACACGGTCGGCGAAGAGCTGAAGAAAATGGAGCTGCGCCGCAACATGGTCGTCCTGACGGCGCCGGCAGATGCGGTCGTGCTCGATCTTGCGCAACGCTCCATCGGGTCCGTCGTGCGCGAGGCCGAGCCGATCGTCACGCTCGTTCCGCTGAACGTGCCTTTGGAGGCGGAGGTCTCGGTCAATTCGCGCGACATCGGGCGTATTGCAGTGGACAAGGACGTGCGGATCAAGTTCGACGCCTATCCGTTCCAGAAATTCGGCACGGCTTCCGGCTCGATCCGAACCATCAGCCGCGATGCCTTCACGCCGAGCCAGCAGGAAGCGGCTGTAGGTCAGCCCGCGGTTCCGTATTTCAAGGCGCGCGTCCTGCTTGCAGACACGCGGCTACATGCTTCGGCCGAGCCCGTGCGGCTATTACCCGGCATGACGGTGTCGGCCGAGATCAAAGTCGGCCGGCGGACAGTGATCTCCTATTTCCTCTATCCGCTCCTGCGCGGCCTGGACGATGCCATCCGCGAGCCGTGA